TCTTCATAGAGGATGCGGACAACCTAATCCTGAAGGAGTTCAACGTCCGCTTCGAAGGCGACGATGTCATCTGCCATGCCAAAGGGGAGACCTTGGACAGGAACAGGCACAGGATAAGGTCCGAGGTGAAGGCCGTGACCTATCATATGATGGAGATTGACCGCGATACCCCCTCAATCACGGTGCTATTCGACGTATGACGTCCGACTCCCTTTTTATCGGACGATACCGTTTACCAATCGATGCTTAGACTTGGTTGGTTCTCTACAGGCAGGGGTCCCGGATCCCGCAATCTTTTGAAAGCCGTCATGGACCAAAAGGAGAAAGGCAATCTGGATATCGAGATCGCCTTCGTCTTCTGTAATTGGGACAACGACGAGGAGAACAACCCCAAGAAAGACCAGAGGAAGATGTTCTTCGATATGGTGAAAGGGTACGGCATACCATTAGTAACGGCATCCTGGAAGAAGTTCAAACCAGACCTCTGGGAGAAGGACCAGGAGGAGTGGCGCAACGAATACGGCAAGCTCCTGAGGGAGCTTACCGGGAAGTATGAATTCGACCTCGGAATCCTAGCGGGATACATGATGTGGATGGACGATGAGACTTGCAAAGCATATGACATGCTGAACCTGCACCCCGCCCTTCCCGACGGACCGAAAGGTACCTGGCAGGAGGTCATCTGGCAGCTGATCTCCGAGAACGCCGACAGACAAGGAATTATGATGCACATCTGCACAGAGGAATGGGACAGAGGTGCCGCGCTTACATACTGCGGGTTCCCCATCCGCGGAGGGGACTACGACAAGCTATGGGCGGAAATGGATGAGAAGCTCAAGACCAAGTCCCTCGATCAGATCAAGCAGGAGGAGGGACCGGAGAACCCCCTCTTCATGAAGATAAGGGAAGATGGTGCAAAACGCGAACTTCCCCTCATAGTCGCGACGATACGCGAATTCGCCGACGGCAAGGTTGAGATAAAGGACAAGCGCCTGTACTCCGAAGGTAAGAGACTAGATGCACCGTACGACCTGACGAAACAGGTCGATGCTTCCTTGGAGTGATCGGATGCCGGACGAATTCGACCCGACCGTTGAACTTGGTCTTCCCCCTGACAGATACGTGATGTGCTCATGCTGGGGTTTCCTCACCAGGAACAATGACGTGAGGGACCTGTGCGGAGATTTCATAGAAAACGGGAAGCACTTCTTCGATGTCCTTGAAAGATACGACAGGCTCACCTCATATGTCCTCAGCAGAGAGGATGCCACAGCAGGAAGCTACTACAAATGGTGCGTACCGTTCCTCAAAGCGAGCGGCGCGACTGACCATCTGATGCACGAATACAGCAAGAAGAACCTGCAGATCATGCCCAATGCCAAGAGGACCATGAACTACATCTCCAACCTTCTGCCCTCCTACATCACCACATCGATGTACGAGCATGGCATGATGGAGGTCCTGGAAAGACTCAACGTCCCGCTCTGTCAGGTAAGCGATACGAAGCTCTGCATAGACCAATCCATGATGGGGCGTTCGGAGGCCCGCAAAATCAGGGACCTGACAGCGGAGATCAACAAACTGCGCGTACCCAGAGAGTTCTATGAACTCAACATCCCGACCGAACTGATGAATGCGGACATAGAGATCATCAAGACCCTGGATTCGGTATTCCCCTCCCAGATCTCGACCCTGGGCGCGATGGGCTTGATGGAATCCTGCGACCCGATGACATCCCACAGGAAGGCCTACCGGATGTTGGACATCAGAAGACTTACGTCCATTGATCTGGAATCCACGATGTACATCGGAAGTGCGGCGACCGACTTCCAGCCTTTGGACCTCGTCCGCGATGCACAGGGATTAGCACTTTCGTTCAACGGAGAGGAATTCACCGTGAGAGGATGCAACATCGCAGTCATGTCCGAGGACACCACTGTTGCGGCACTGTTTGCCAGCGCGTTCGCAGACAAGGGTGCTTACTCCGCATCGCTCATAGCGGAGAACTGGAGCAGGAATTACCTCAAGAACATGGACTTCTCCGACCAGGCGCTNNNNNNNNNNNNNNNNNNNNNNNNNNNNNNNNNNNNNNNNNNNNNNNNNNNNNNNNNNNNNNNNNNNNNNNNNNNNNNNNNNNNNNNNNNNNNNNNNNNNGCTTACTCCGCATCGCTCATAGCGGAGAACTGGAGCAGGAATTACCTCAAGAACATGGACTTCTCCGACCAGGCGCTCCTAGAGACGTTCCTCAGGGAGCACCCGGACGACCTTCCAGAGGTCCATCTGGTTACGGATAAAAATGTAGAGGAAATCTCCAAGAGGAGCGATGCTTACCGCAAGAGTATTATCGGCTGAAAAGAGAAACTCTGGCTCGGATCATCTCCGTAGACTTGGCAGCCATACGCTTGTCCAGAATCAGTGTGTAAAATAATGAGTGCTCCAGACGGGAGTCACAACCCCCCTAGCCAGCATTTCGGAAATATCCGTTCTAGGACGTGATTCTGAAAGGGTTTGCCTCTATTCAGGAGCAACCTTGAACATGCCGGATTGTAGTGCAACCGCACAATCGGAGATTATGAAATTAGTATTGCAGAACTGTTCAAACTACTTACCGCAATTTTGCGGGAAAACAACTCGAAAGGAGAGAAAAACGACATGGCTGATACAGTCAAGAACGAAGCAAAGAACAGTATTGCAAACGACCTCAAGACACAGTTCGGATCTGTGAACATGACGGACAACAAGGAGGAGATCAAGACCCCCGTGAGGTCCTTCAGTTCTGGATCGATCTACATCGGACTCAAGCTCTCGAGCAAGTTCGATGAGAGGACCGGTGCCCGCTCCCCCGCCGTACCCAGGCTCACCGCTAAGTTCGGAAACGAGTTCCTCGACCTCCCTCTCAAGGGGAAGTGGTGGAAGGAGTTCGCGGATTTCGCCAACGACATGGCCGTAATCCTCGAAGGCGTGGACATCGAATCCGTCACCAGCAGCGGTGATGCCGCTACAGGAAAGGAGCTTATGGCCCAGTTCAGGGGCGCATGACAGAGGTCAAGGAATACGTCATCGTCCACACGTACTTCCTGAACCACTCGGAGATCAGAACGAAGAAGCTGCACTCCGAGGACAGGGATGAGGCCTACTCCAGGGCTGAGAAGCTCATGGAGCTGGACAACACATCCCTCGTCAAAGTGGTACAGGTGGACACACTCGGGAATCGGACCGTCCTCAAGGTCTGGAATTCCAAGGGTATGACGTGAGAGGAAAGGGGACGGTACATCGGCATGTAGACATTCAACCCCCTAAAAGTAACAGTTCGCCGTCCCCCGAGAACTTCCCCCGCCCGGAGGGAGCCAAATCCGGGCTACACACCGATCAGGTGAACGAAATGGTTTCAACAAACGATTTAGGAAGACCACAGGACCTCAGCCCTTCGGAGGTGACCCGCATATTCGGCGGGATGTCGCCGCTGCAGGCCACGAGGTACTACAACAAGTGCATGACGAATCCGAACACCCCTGACGCGAACCTCAGCCTCCTAAGGCAGTTCAGGGCGCAGAACCCCAACAGGTTCCTTTCGGACGAACAGATGAAGGCCACCAGGCGCAAGGGACAGAACGACAATCAGTTCAGGAGATCCCAGGGCTCCTGGGTGGCCGAGAGGGGATTCTCCGGCGGCTATCGCAACAGATCCAACGGACGCGTCTACTCTGACGGCTACAGCTACGACGCATACGGCAATTCGTACGATCCCTCCGGCAACCCCGTCGGCGAGTGGCATGACGGCGGAAGGCTGACGACGTTCAGGCCCAGACAGGACACCTACGCCAAGGGCAACGGACTTTTCAGAAGGAAGAAGCCGATATCCGAAGCTAGATCCATAGACGAACTCGGTGCGATCCTAAAGGGATTCGGCAACCCGATCCGCGGAAGGCTGTTCCTGGAGAAGATCGTCAACAACTCCGAATCCAATCCGCAGACCGTGGAGAATGCGAAGTATTTCCTTAATTCCAACTCAGCGTTGGTGGCCAACGACGAACAGTTCGCTGCCTACATGATGCTCGGACCGAAGAAGTCCGGTGCTCAGAGGAATCAGAGGAGGAGGTTCTTCAACTTCCAGCACAAGCCCGTCGATCAGGCCCGTTCCCCCAACGAGATCGCGAACACGGTCACGCATCTGAGGGACAACATCTCCAGGACCAGGTACTTCGACAAGGTCGTGAACAACCCCAACTCCAACGTCGAGACGGTGGATAACCTCATCGCTTTCAAGGACCAGCACCCGGAGCTCTTCGCTTCGGCGGAGGAAGTGGCGAATGCTCCGCACAGGGATTCCCTGAGATCCAGGTTCTGGAAGCCCCAAGAGGAGTTCGATCAGATGTCCCCCGCGAAGAAGAAGTTCTTCGTCGGAGCGGTCAACAGGAATAACCGTGCGAAGAACACTGCGTTCTCACTCAGGGTCATCACCGATCCGGAGACGAACACCTCCGATAGAAAAGCCATGGTAGAGGTCGTGAGGGAGAACCCGTTGCTGTTCTTCAAGAACCCCAGACCCCTCAGGAGACAGCTCCCGGAGTGATGTCATGAACGGGATCATACGCGTCTCAATGATAGCTATGGCCTTGCTCATGGTCATGGCCCCGGCCATCATCCCCGCGGATGGTTCCGACGCCTACATCAACACCTACAATCTGGAATACGAGGTAGGCCAGCAGGTCGAGACCGACATCACGGAGATCACCGGACGGGAAGGACTGTTCTTATACAGCGGTTCCCTCCCGGACGGACTGCGGTTGGATATGGATCAGGTCGAGAAGACCTGGTACGGTTGGAAGTACAACACATACATCCGCGGAACCTTGGCGGCGCAGCAGGGGACATACTCCTTCATGCTTTCGGACGATTCCAACTTTTACAGGTTCACCGTGCTCGTCTACGCCGGCGAGTGCACCGTGACCTATGACGCAGGAATCGGTCTCGTGAACGGCAATACGACATGGTCGGAGACCATTAGCAAAGGTTCATACGCATCGTTGCCTCAAGCCACCCACTCCTCCGGAGCATACACCTTCAAGGGGTGGGCGGTATCCGCCACCTCAGTTGACGCCCTCTCTTCGTACAAGGCTACCGAAAATGTGACCCTCTATGCCGTCTGGGAGAGGAACACCGTCCAGATCTCTGACTCCACAGCCACCGTCACCAGCGGTCAGACCGCATCCTTGCCGATGCATTCCGATCCAGCAGATGCGATGCTGTCGGTATCCTCGTACGGAGGTCTTTCCCAGAAGAATGTGACGATAGACGGTCACGACATCGAACTGGACATGACCGATGTCCTCCCGGGGACATATCATGTTCTCATAGAGGCATCCTACACCGGATACATCTCCGGCGAAGCGGAGATCACAATCAACGTCCCGATCACCATCGTCAAACCTATAGAATACGTCCTGAGTGAAGGGGATCTGTTCTCCTACACCCCTGTCACCAATCCCACCAATGCTTCCATTTCATTGGTCTCCGTCACCCTTGACGGCAACCAGGTCAGCGGATCCGCAGGTCTGAGGGTCGAGGACAGGACCATAACCGGAACGCTCTCCTCCGTCGGGACATACGCCGTGACCTATACCGCATCGATGGAAGGATACGTTGACGTGAGCAACACCGTATTCGTGAAAGTGAACGAAAGACAGGCATCGGCCCCCGCTCCCGTCATGGGAACCATAACGGCAACGCCAAGGGCAACCGAGCCTAGGGTCTACGACTTCGTCCTTTCAGGATACGCCAACGCCGGCAACATCATCTGGTCCATCGACCAGAGGGTGTTCGCCACATCGTCGGCCACAGCATTGTACGAGTTCCCGACATCCGGAGCATTCACGGTCACCTGCACCATAGCCGGTCAGGACGGATCTTTCGTCTCATCCACGGTGGACATCATCTGTCTGGATAACTACTACAGGGAAGCCGCATGGTCCGGTATCGAATATTCCTACGTGATCGACGGACGCATCGACGCTTCGGTTCAGAGCGGTTCTCCGTTCTCCGTGAGGAACGAGACCGTGGGGGACAAGGAATACACCGTGATCTACGGCACCCCTGACCGCTACGATGTCGGCAGTTCATATCAGGTAACCGCGGGATCGGAATCCTGGACTATCACCGTCTACCAGGCGGAGACATCGGCTCCCGTAGCGGATTTCGACGTCGAGGTCGGAGATGACGGTCATACCGTCGTGGCATTGTTCAAAGGACAGAACGCATCGTTCTACACCTATGATTTCACAGGCGACGGTATACCGGAACAGGGCAACGGATTCACCTACGCGGCCGAAGGCAGGTACACAATAGTATGCAAGGCTGTGAACAACGTCTCAGAGACCTCATGCTCGAAGACCGTCTCCATCGACATCGCGCCCTCCGAGAGGACCGACGTCCTCCGGCTGACGGATTTCGAGATGCTGCTGGGCGAGAAGCAGGACATCATCCTGTCGCTCAGATCCGGAGAGATAATCACAGTCTCCGGTTCGGCATCCGATTTCGTGACGGTGAAGGACAACGTCCTGAGGGTTGAACCCAAGGAGAAGGGCATCTTCGAGCTTACGGTCAAAGTCCACCACGACAACGGTACGTCGGATTCCAAGACATTGAAGCTCACCATCAGGGGTACCGACATCCAAGATCTGGAGGAGCAGAACCATGATTACTTGGTGGTCATGGCCGTGTTCTTCATCATCGCCGTGATCGCCATCTCTCTGTTCGTCCTCCGCGACATGCATCCTGTGACCGCAGGAAGTAACAAAACCTGTCTGAAAAGGCTGCTGAACAGGTTCCACAACAGGAGAGGATACCGATGACGGAAATCGTCGTTCCCGTGACAACGGTATGGGACGTCATGGCCAATGCTCTTGATGACCCGGATTTCTGGTTGATCTCCGTCCTTGGACTTCTAACGATAGCGCTGATGATCAGACGCCGTATCGGAAGGAGGTGCTGCTCTTGCCCCTCCCTGCGATAATCCCCGCGATAGCCTCGATGCTCGCCTGGATCGGCATAGATCTGGGCATTTCCTGGCTTACACAGGACGATTCCGGCGTGGAGTACGTCTCCGGGCTGGATTTCCAGTCCTTCCTGGGGATCTACTGGCTGCCGGTTCTCCTGTATTCCCTGCTGATCCTCACTGCGGTCTACCTCGCCATTCCAAAGCAATCGAACAACGGTCGGGAGGTCCGTATCTAAACCTCCCAATCAAACGAGTTGAAAACATGTTAAACGACAAGAAACTCATCGCCGCCTTCGCGGTCCTCGCCATGCTCCTGGCGGGATCCTTCGTGTTCTCGGAGGAATCCGACGCCATCGGTGAAGACCTGAGCACTACATACGGTGAAGCGACGAACATCAACATCGCTCCCGGATACAGGTGGACCTACACACCCGAATTCCCGAGCGATCTCACACAGTATCTGACCGTATCACTTCAGGTCAACGACGGGAACATCGGTTCCGTCTCCAACAAGACGATCACCGTGAACATCCCCACCTCAGCAACAGTAGGCACCGTCTACAATATCGTGATCAAGGCCAGCATGACTTCCCCGATAGCCCAGACAGCCTATCAGTACGTCACGTTCACCGTGGTCAACGGATTGAACGTATCCGGAACCATCAACGACATCGTCAAGGGAAGCAACATCAGCTTCACGCCCACCGGAACTTCCGACATGGGAGCCGTCTCCTGGGCTGTCACACCCGGGAAAATATTGCCTGCAGGACTCACATTCTCCAACGGTCAAGTCTCCGGTATCCCCACCGAGATCGGACTCCAGACTGTCTACCTGACAGCGACCGCCAACGGCCAGTCCAAGGATCTGGAAGTATCCTTCACGGTATACTCCAAGATCGTCGGAGGCGAAGTCCAGACAATCAGGTCCTACAACACAACGGTATCCTCCGATGTAATCGCCAACGGATCGGATATCGGGGTCACCTGGGCGGTCACCAGCGGTACCCTCCCCGAGGGATTCTCTCTGAATTCCGATACGGGAGTCGTCTCCGGAAGATCCGTTGCAGTCCAGTCCTCCACCATTACCATCACGGGAACATCTTCCCACGGACCTTCCCAGTCTGCGACCAAGCAGATCACCATCCAGTCGGAACCCGCTCTAACCCTGAGCTGCGACGACTCCATCCTAACCTACAAGAACAATGCTTCCGAAATATCCGTGTCCATAACATCCTCCGAATCCTCGGCCAAGACTTGGTCCGTATCCGAGTTCAACGGAGCTTCCGTTGACAACGGAACGCTCGTGGTAGTGAATCCCACTACCATAGGAATGGATCAGATCATCACTGTCACTTGCTCAACAGTATACGGACAGACCGCAACGGTCGATATCGAAGTGGATGTGGAGGATACTCTAGCCATCTCCGGGGACACGACACTCAACCTCCTGGCAGGTACCGAAGGTTCAACCGTAGCATTCACGGTCACCGGAGGTTCCGGGAACGTCATGACGGCATCCACTGAAGCCGCAGGCCTTTCAGTAAGAATAGCTGACGGCAAGCTCTATGCCATCGACAACTCCGCCGAACAGGACCTCACCGCTATTGTAATGGTCACATCCGCAGCAGGTCAGACAGTCACCGTCGACGTGGACGTCAACGTCTTTAACCAGCTGGTGTTCAGCAGTGTACCGACAGCCGGTGCGATCATCTACGCCGTGTGATAGCATGGACTTCAAGCACAAGCTCATGATCGTCATCGCCTCGGCCATCCTGCTGGCTGCCGTCACTCATATCGTCCTTGATTCGGATGATTCCAATGCAGTGGACATCGTGGAAGACGATCTCACCATAAACGTGGGCGAGACCAAGACCTTCTACTGGGTCGACGACCTCCATGAGGACTGGTGGGATCTGATCCAGGCGGCCGGTGGAAACTACTCATGCGGATTGGCTACTAGTACCACATGGGGGACTTGGGTCCAGTCTTCAAAATACGATCTGGAACCGAATGCCAACGGTCTCGTACTTACTGCCAAATCCACATTGTCCCCGGGCAAATACTACATGCGTCTGGTCATCATGGACGAGGGAGGGGTAGATGAGCTCGAGGACCTCCTATATGGTGTCACCGTCAAGGCGGCATCCACCACCAAGTACACCGTATCCTTCTCTGCGAGCCCATCTAGCTACGGTTCCGTCAGCAAGACCAGCGTATCCGTCGCTTCAGGCACCACATACACCGCCAACGGGAACAAGATCACGTTCAGCGACGGTCAGTCCGTGACGGCGACTCCTTCTTCCGCCACATCGTCCTACACATACTCGTTCTCCAAATGGTCCAGCACATCGGGAACGATTACATCCGCGAAGTCGATAACCGCCAGTTTCACCAGATCGGCCCAGACCACGAACTATACCTGCTATCTATATTACGATGCGAATAACGGTTCGGGCGCACCCAGCACCCAATCCTACACCGGCACCAGTACTAGCAGTCACACCTTTACCGTATCGTCTACGCAACCATCCAGATCCGGATACACCTTCCTCGGATGGTCCACTTCGAGCTCTGCGACTTCAGCAACCTACACTGCAGGGGATTCCATATCCGTCTCATACAACGGATCCAAGACCCTGTATGCGGTATGGCAGCAGAACGTCACGAACTATCAGATCACCATCTACAAGGGTAATTGGGACAGCTTCAAGCTGCTCGGGGTTGACAACGACAAGGTCACCTCGAACAGCAAGACCTACACCATCGCTTCCGGAACCTCCATCGACGTCGATTGGTACGGGAAGGCGACGGAGAACGGTTCCGGATCCAATTACACATACACTACCACCTACTCCTCAAGCAACTACAACATGGCCTCCTCCCTCTATGGATCGAGTCTCGGAGACTCCGTCACCGTGACCAAAAAGGCCTCCTACTATCCCGCGGTCCAGATGACATCGGATACCGTGTACACGTACAGTTACACGGTCAAGTACAACGCCAACGGCGGTTCCGGAGCTCCCGGAAACCAAACTTATACCGATTCATCGGCAACGAAGACCATCCAGCTCTCGTCAACCACACCGACGAGATCGGGATATCAGTTCCTCGGATGGTCCAAGTCCAGTTCAGCCACCACCGCGACATACAGCGCAGGATCCTCGTACTCCTTCGATTACGGGACCACCCAGCTGTACGCTGTTTGGAAACAGTTGACCATAATCGTATCCGGTACCCCCGACCAGTACGCCGTAGCTGGCAACTACTGGTCGTTCTCCCCGACGGTCAGCGTCAGCGGATGCTCCGTATCAATCAGCGGAGCATCATGGCTCTCGTCTACGGGAACCACGGTATCGGGAACACCCACCCAGACAGGGACCTACGACATCACCCTGACCTTCTCCAAGTCCGGATACACGTCTGCGACCAAGACCTTCACAGTCACTGTCATCTCGTCCCTCGAATTCACATCATCTCCCGCAGGAGGTGCGATCATCTATGCAATATGATATCAGAACAACAGCAATCATAATCGCCGCCATCTTCATGGCGGTGCCTTTCGCGATCAGCGAAGCGAATGCCGACGAGGCATACGACAAGGACTACGGGGAGTTCTACTCATACACCCTGCAGTTCGTATTCGACGGATCCGACGCCCAGACCATCGACTGGGACTTCGGCGACGGTTCCGAGCACAGCACGGAATGGAACCCCAGGCACACATATGCCACAAAGGGAACATACTACATAACCCAAACAACCAGCAACCCCAAGGGATCCACGGTCGAGGTTTACAAGGTGCAGATCATGGGATTCCCGGTCATCACCTTTGAATCCAACGGCGGTTCGGCGGTAGCTCAAATAGAGCAGACCGCCTACAACGTACCCGCAGCGAAACCAGCAGACCCTACCAAAGCGAACAACTCCTTCGACGGTTGGTTCTACGAACCTGAGTTCACCAACCCCGTCAATTGGGATGCAGGCGTCAACAGGTCTATGACCCTCTATGCCAAATGGATCCCGGTCTCCGCTCCTGTAACCACATACACCGTGACGTTCGACAGCAACGGGGGATCCTCCGTCCCCTCCCAGACGGTCCAGTCCGGTTCCACCGCCACGGTCCCCGTCAAACCCACAAGATCGGGATTCGTCTTCAGCGAATGGAAGCTCAACGGTCAGGCCTACGACTTCGCTACACCGGTCACATCGAACATCACTCTCGTAGCTTCATGGACAGAGAACGTTCAGCCCGTCATCACCCACCACATCACATTCGATGTCGATGGTGGTTCGTCAGCAGTAGCTGCAAGGACCGTCAACAACGGTTCTTTCCTCACATTACCGTCCTATGACGGCTCTAAGCAGGGATTCACCTTCGGCGGCTGGACCTACAGCAATCTGACCTACCAGCCCGGGAACACCGTCATCGTATCAAGCGACATGACCTTCAAGGCCTTGTGGATCTCTGATGCCCCCACACCCGTCAATCAGAACGTCACGATAACGTTCAATGTCGACGGTGGTTCGATATCGGTGTCAGCTCAGACAGTCAAATCCGGAACTTCCGTTACTCTGCCAAGTTACAACGGGGTGAAAGAAGGCCACAGGTTCGGAGGCTGGGCCATCGGTATGCTCACCTACCAGCCCGGTTCCTCTGTCACCCTTTCCGGTGACGTCACGGCGAAGGCAATCTGGATCCAGAATTCTGCTGACGAGCCCGAACAGAAGGATTTCGGTACATTCCTGAAGGATTTCGTCACCGAACCTTTCGGAGTGGCCGTTCTGATCATGCTGGTCCTTGGACTCATAGTGCTGGCGATGGCCATCCGTTCGAGGAGGTTCTGAACATGCCTGCCTGGAGCAGTCTTACGAAGTTCCTGTCCAACCTCTTCAAAGGAGGAACAGCAGCTTCCACCACCAAGGTGGCATCCGAGGCTATCCAGGCCGGTACCAGGACCGTACTGACCTGGGGCAACGCCTTCAAGGTAGCGATAGCCGGAGGGTTCACCTATCTGTTCCTCAACGGCGGAGCTTCAAACGTGGTTGCTTCCACCTTAGGGATAGGACAGGATGCCGCCCAGATCCTGATCATCTTCGGATTCGTGGTCCTAATGATCCTGATAACGAAGTTCGTCATCAACTACGTCAGGGGAAGATTCAATCTCGACCAGGACTATTTCGAGACCCCGATCATCCAGAATGTAGGAAGACTGCATTACAACGAGGAGGCACGCAGATGGGAAAGAAGATGATCTTCTGGGTGCCGCTTCTGGCAGGACTACTGAACGCATCCTTCATCCTGGATCTGGTCGTGACCTTGGCTTCTGGGGACTCTCTTGGAAGTCTCCTGAGCGACGCCACCGGGAACACAGTAGCGAAGGCGATAGTGGACAACATCCCGACGGATCCCACGGTGTTCTGGATGCTATCCGGCTTCATCCTGTTCTTCGTATGCGCACTGGAATGCCTGGTGATCTACATCGCATTCTACTCCGACGTTTCCGAATGCGAAAAGTGCAGGGAATCTAACTTGAATCTGGGAAAACCGTACGGTAAGCTCTGGGGAGGGAACTGACATGGATATCGTGAGAATGGTTGTCGGCATCGTCCTCTTCGCAGCCTCCTCGTGGCTGTCCCCGTTCATCTCTGAATCCCTCGGAATCCCGGAGACCCTGGCCTTCCTGACCGTCGGTGGGATACTGAGCTTCGCCGGAGGTATCATCTTCTACGCGGGAGTGAGATCATGCAGGTTCTCGTACCAATACTGATGCTCATCGTCGCTTTCCTGTTCTTCAGGAAGGCCTTCGTGAGGTACAAGATGCTCATGGATACAGAGGTGAAGGATGTCTTCTGATCCACTGGATGATCCGGATCAGCAGATCCCCGAGATGGATCCTTCGCAGAACCCCATCCTCGAACAGCAGAGGCTGCAGCAGGAGCTGGAGCTCCAGGAGTTCTACGCCCGTCAGCGCAGGAGGATGCTCGTCTGGATAGCGATCTCGATACTGCTTCTGGCCATTCTGGTCGTAGCTTGCTACCACATCTTCGGCCCGGAGGCCATCATCGGTTTCCTGGAGGAGTACTGGCCCGTCATGATAGCACCCGTGGCGGGCTGGATCCTCGGGAGATGGGCTGTGCGTATGTTATACCGTCCCTCCGGGAAGGTCGTGATCTGTCTGGACCCCGAGACACATGTGTTCAGGGCGGTATTCATCCCCGACCCCATGTTCAGGTTCTTCGACCAGGCCGGCAATAATGTGCTGTACCACAGCCCCTTGGGCATGCCCGTGTATGTGGCCGAGAGGATCGACACCGAATCAGGCGACATCCAGTA
This is a stretch of genomic DNA from Thermoplasmata archaeon. It encodes these proteins:
- a CDS encoding phosphoribosylglycinamide formyltransferase; translation: MLRLGWFSTGRGPGSRNLLKAVMDQKEKGNLDIEIAFVFCNWDNDEENNPKKDQRKMFFDMVKGYGIPLVTASWKKFKPDLWEKDQEEWRNEYGKLLRELTGKYEFDLGILAGYMMWMDDETCKAYDMLNLHPALPDGPKGTWQEVIWQLISENADRQGIMMHICTEEWDRGAALTYCGFPIRGGDYDKLWAEMDEKLKTKSLDQIKQEEGPENPLFMKIREDGAKRELPLIVATIREFADGKVEIKDKRLYSEGKRLDAPYDLTKQVDASLE
- a CDS encoding PKD domain-containing protein; protein product: MQYDIRTTAIIIAAIFMAVPFAISEANADEAYDKDYGEFYSYTLQFVFDGSDAQTIDWDFGDGSEHSTEWNPRHTYATKGTYYITQTTSNPKGSTVEVYKVQIMGFPVITFESNGGSAVAQIEQTAYNVPAAKPADPTKANNSFDGWFYEPEFTNPVNWDAGVNRSMTLYAKWIPVSAPVTTYTVTFDSNGGSSVPSQTVQSGSTATVPVKPTRSGFVFSEWKLNGQAYDFATPVTSNITLVASWTENVQPVITHHITFDVDGGSSAVAARTVNNGSFLTLPSYDGSKQGFTFGGWTYSNLTYQPGNTVIVSSDMTFKALWISDAPTPVNQNVTITFNVDGGSISVSAQTVKSGTSVTLPSYNGVKEGHRFGGWAIGMLTYQPGSSVTLSGDVTAKAIWIQNSADEPEQKDFGTFLKDFVTEPFGVAVLIMLVLGLIVLAMAIRSRRF